A window of the Salvelinus alpinus chromosome 3, SLU_Salpinus.1, whole genome shotgun sequence genome harbors these coding sequences:
- the LOC139571673 gene encoding early growth response protein 2b-like, with the protein MMTAKTLEKVPVSLGGYVHPVSDTIYSVDHDSLPPGVAIFPNADLGGHYHDHLSGAPDGLMSGDMSLEKRSLDLSYSSFSQPPGHRNQTFTYMGKFSIDSQYPGNWNPEGVINIVSAGILGMTQPSSASSSPASSGSPGHFSSTLSCTMAQNQADMEHHLYSSPPPYGCGEVYQDPSAFLSTGPGISYPPPSYSSPKPNTDSGLFPIIPDYGFFQPTCQRDMQAMPDRKPFPCPLDSFRVPPPLTPLNTIRNFTLGGPVSDGPRLPTAYSPQNLPLRPILRPRKYPNRPSKTPVHERPYPCPAEGCDRRFSRSDELTRHIRIHTGHKPFQCRICMRNFSRSDHLTTHIRTHTGEKPFACDFCGRKFARSDERKRHTKIHLRQKERKTSTAPSNNTNSDRSGSGSISTSSGVCSSSTGQLAGCPSRAV; encoded by the exons ATGATGACGGCTAAAACTTTAGAGAAAGTCCCAGTCTCTCTGGGTGGGTATGTCCACCCTGTCTCTGATACTATCTACTCTGTGGATCATGACAGTCTGCCGCCCGGGGTGGCTATCTTTCCTAACGCTGATTTAGGAGGCCACTACCACGACCATCTTAGCGGAGCTCCAG ATGGCTTGATGAGTGGCGATATGAGCTTAGAGAAACGCTCTCTCGACCTGTCTTACTCTAGCTTCTCCCAGCCACCTGGTCATCGGAACCAGACCTTCACCTACATGGGAAAGTTCTCCATCGACTCTCAGTATCCCGGTAACTGGAACCCCGAGGGCGTCATCAACATAGTGAGTGCGGGGATCCTGGGCATGACCCAGCCATCTTCTGCCTCCTCCTCCCCGGCGTCCTCCGGCTCTCCCGGCCATTTCTCCTCCACGCTCAGCTGCACCATGGCCCAGAACCAGGCCGACATGGAGCACCACCTCTACTCTTCCCCGCCTCCCTACGGCTGTGGGGAGGTCTACCAGGACCCGTCGGCCTTCCTCTCCACCGGGCCCGGTATCTCTTACCCGCCTCCGTCCTACTCCTCCCCCAAGCCCAACACAGACTCGGGTCTCTTCCCCATCATCCCAGACTATGGGTTCTTCCAGCCGACCTGTCAGAGGGACATGCAGGCCATGCCTGACCGCAAGCCCTTCCCCTGCCCACTGGACTCCTTTAGAGTACCCCCACCTCTGACTCCCCTGAACACTATTAGGAACTTTACATTAGGTGGGCCGGTCTCGGATGGGCCCAGACTCCCCACAGCGTACAGCCCCCAGAACCTCCCCCTGAGACCCATCCTGCGGCCCAGAAAATATCCCAACAGACCGAGCAAGACCCCGGTCCATGAGCGGCCGTACCCCTGCCCAGCGGAAGGCTGCGACCGGCGGTTCTCTCGGTCTGACGAGCTGACCAGACACATCCGGATCCACACGGGACACAAACCGTTCCAGTGCCGGATCTGCATGAGGAACTTTAGCCGCAGCGACCACCTCACCACGCACATCCGCACGCACACCGGAGAGAAGCCCTTCGCCTGTGATTTCTGTGGCCGTAAGTTCGCGAGGAGCGACGAGCGCAAAAGACACACCAAGATTCAtctcagacagaaagagagaaaaacatCCACTGCGCCATCAAACAACACGAACTCTGATCGCTCCGGTAGCGGTTCTATAAGCACATCTAGCGGAGTCTGCTCCTCCAGCACGGGACAGCTGGCGGGATGCCCCTCGCGGGCGGTATAG